From a single Syngnathus scovelli strain Florida chromosome 2, RoL_Ssco_1.2, whole genome shotgun sequence genomic region:
- the angptl7 gene encoding angiopoietin-related protein 7 — protein MSKVNLSIVAVTLLLVAATWAQNPRKALKPPKPSKAQCCDEVRSLKVQVANLTSLLGELSRKQEADLMNVVRQIIDLDKQNRQQEARVTEAESKYSEINNRVEIMQLQSLQSAPQTTSDAIYDCSSLYTKNYKISGEYKLPKDEFLGTPELSVFCDMETNGGGWTLIQRRKVGLTSFNRDWKQYKSGFGSIRGDFWLGNDHIFRLTRQPSVLRIEMEDWEGETRYAEYGFFTVANELNSYRLFLAHYRGNAGDSLRYHNNTNFSTLNKDNDKCVDNCASLRKGGYWYNCCTDSNLNGVFYRYGEHTKSTDGITWYGWHGPNYSLKKVEMKVRPVNFQP, from the exons ATGTCAAAAGTCAATCTCAGCATTGTGGCAGTCACCCTTCTTCTGGTGGCGGCAACTTGGGCTCAGAATCCCAGGAAGGCATTGAAACCACCAAAGCCAAGCAAGGCTCAGTGCTGCGATGAGGTGCGTTCTCTCAAGGTTCAAGTGGCCAACCTGACCAGTCTCCTTGGGGAACTGAGTCGCAAGCAGGAGGCAGACTTGATGAACGTCGTGAGGCAAATCATAGACCTGGACAAGCAAAACCGCCAGCAGGAAGCCAGGGTCACAGAGGCCGAGAGCAAGTACTCTGAAATTAACAACCGCGTGGAAATCATGCAGCTTCAGTCTCTGCAGTCTGCTCCACAGACAACATCAG ATGCCATATATGACTGTTCATCACTCTACACCAAGAACTATAAGATCTCTGGAGAGTACAAACTTCCAAAAGACGAGTTCCTGGGAACCCCTGAGCTAAGT GTGTTCTGTGATATGGAGACAAACGGAGGCGGCTGGACTCTTATCCAGAGGCGTAAAGTTGGGCTGACGTCATTTAACCGTGACTGGAAGCAGTACAAAAGCGGATTTGGATCCATCCGCGGAGACTTCTGGCTTGGCAATGACCACATATTCCGTCTAACAAGGCAGCCCAGTGTGCTAAGGATTGAGATGGAG GACTGGGAAGGAGAGACTCGTTATGCTGAGTATGGCTTTTTCACCGTGGCCAATGAGCTCAACAGCTACAGGCTTTTCCTTGCCCACTATAGAGGCAATGCTGGAGATTCCCTGCGCTACCATAACAATACCAACTTCAGCACCCTCAACAAAGACAATGACAAGTGTGTCGATAACTGCGCTTCATTACGCAAAG GTGGTTACTGGTACAACTGCTGCACCGACTCAAACTTGAATGGAGTGTTTTACCGCTACGGTGAGCACACGAAGAGCACAGATGGGATCACTTGGTATGGATGGCATGGTCCCAATTACTCCCTCAAAAAGGTGGAGATGAAGGTCCGGCCAGTAAATTTCCAGCCATAA